One genomic window of Leptospira paudalimensis includes the following:
- a CDS encoding PP2C family protein-serine/threonine phosphatase, whose protein sequence is MKYFLCVSLFSVSLSAEMIPLESGWTFQLEGESNPKQIQVGVPLVEQGYKVPLRGKYHLTIPITKLPESSLSVYLDRVHSADQTFWNGKLIGNTGGLSPNYYAYWHKVRYYEIPNSIVLLGDNHLEVNIECRETQFRCGLFRSTPMFGTQNEIKDKMIYEDVNQIVMAALFFGIFLQQAIGYALNRSSKSGLYLAGTAIFFVCWRLPALNKIHFLGINPEVLVRLLFFCQFIFPVFIMLFVHTLFERRITKIAFLTFLFDSILALIQLFELNPDVRFYFVYVWYILLGIKVPILVQLLARNYNKTPEAIVVSLGALLATFFGIADVLTDFITGKNAYLTQYGILTFLFSGVLAIALQSSRTKKELRNLNESLEMIVTLRTQELQKQYKLLHDDLVMAASLQSKLIPPMEFQYQTLNVASMFMPMEKIGGDYFDYYIHDDGSLTFLLCDVLGHGIAAALIAGMLKVNFLEIAPKIKDPSQFLTELNLKMLPVVEKNYITAVASHFDLKNQVFQYSVMGHPSPFHQNRKENTLEALGGRGPIMGWKKDVFLETFTHPLLPGDRFFFYTDGITESHNRSKEMFGEARLRSQLSEGIVLSPKELNEKIKSEIKKFTFRLSDDVTYFTIDFL, encoded by the coding sequence ATGAAATACTTTTTGTGTGTATCTTTGTTTAGTGTTTCCCTTTCGGCGGAAATGATCCCATTAGAATCAGGTTGGACATTCCAATTAGAAGGTGAATCCAATCCCAAACAAATTCAGGTTGGAGTTCCTCTTGTCGAACAAGGATATAAAGTTCCTCTGAGGGGGAAATACCATCTAACAATTCCCATTACAAAATTACCAGAATCTTCCTTATCAGTGTATTTAGATCGAGTCCATTCTGCTGACCAAACCTTTTGGAATGGAAAACTCATTGGTAATACGGGTGGTTTATCACCCAATTATTATGCGTATTGGCATAAGGTACGTTATTATGAAATTCCAAATTCAATTGTATTGTTAGGTGATAATCATCTTGAAGTTAACATTGAATGTAGGGAAACCCAATTCCGTTGTGGATTATTTAGGTCAACTCCAATGTTTGGTACTCAGAATGAGATCAAAGACAAAATGATTTATGAGGATGTAAATCAGATTGTCATGGCTGCCTTGTTTTTCGGAATTTTTTTACAACAAGCAATTGGATATGCCTTAAATCGTTCTTCTAAATCTGGATTATATCTTGCTGGAACTGCCATTTTTTTTGTATGTTGGCGTTTACCAGCATTAAACAAAATTCACTTTTTAGGGATTAATCCAGAAGTATTGGTAAGGTTACTTTTCTTTTGCCAATTTATCTTTCCCGTCTTTATTATGTTATTCGTTCATACATTATTTGAACGAAGGATTACAAAAATTGCATTCCTTACCTTTTTATTCGATTCTATTTTGGCGTTGATCCAATTATTCGAACTCAATCCAGATGTTCGGTTTTATTTTGTGTATGTTTGGTATATTTTACTTGGGATTAAAGTACCTATTTTAGTCCAACTGCTTGCCCGAAATTATAATAAAACACCAGAAGCGATTGTTGTCTCTTTGGGCGCACTGCTTGCTACATTTTTTGGAATTGCAGATGTATTAACAGACTTCATCACAGGAAAAAATGCATACTTAACCCAATATGGAATATTAACCTTTTTATTTTCTGGAGTTCTTGCGATTGCCTTACAAAGTTCGAGAACCAAAAAAGAGTTACGCAATTTAAATGAATCTTTGGAGATGATTGTTACTCTCCGAACACAAGAATTACAAAAACAATATAAACTTTTACATGATGATCTTGTCATGGCAGCAAGTCTGCAATCCAAGTTAATCCCACCTATGGAATTTCAATACCAAACTCTGAATGTTGCCTCTATGTTTATGCCTATGGAAAAGATAGGTGGGGATTATTTTGATTACTATATTCACGATGATGGATCACTTACTTTTTTGTTATGCGATGTTTTAGGGCATGGGATTGCTGCCGCACTCATTGCAGGGATGCTAAAAGTTAATTTTCTGGAAATTGCACCAAAAATCAAAGATCCCTCTCAATTTTTAACTGAATTGAATTTAAAGATGTTACCGGTCGTTGAGAAAAACTACATCACCGCTGTGGCAAGTCATTTTGATCTGAAAAACCAAGTGTTTCAGTATTCGGTGATGGGACATCCAAGTCCATTCCACCAAAATCGAAAGGAAAACACATTAGAGGCATTAGGTGGTCGTGGACCTATCATGGGTTGGAAAAAAGATGTGTTTTTAGAAACTTTTACACACCCACTACTACCTGGAGATCGATTCTTTTTTTATACGGATGGTATCACGGAAAGCCATAACCGGTCAAAGGAAATGTTCGGTGAAGCCCGACTACGATCTCAACTTTCAGAAGGAATTGTATTAAGTCCTAAGGAACTAAACGAAAAAATCAAATCGGAAATCAAAAAATTTACTTTTCGATTGTCAGATGATGTAACTTACTTTACGATCGATTTCCTATGA
- a CDS encoding Crp/Fnr family transcriptional regulator — protein sequence MSVEDIKIVTYSKGAAIVVQNSVNTGNFFIVKSGRVSVDSEHIVVDHELAYYEAGDSFGLVSALTEHRFLVTLFADTDVELVQIPIRLLGSYLKERKELAMKILGLYSRELRTLQKHLSKANKPADREYHPERLVQNARTYLSWQKPSLAAYSLQAFLKWSKENNSTDNVQEASDLFKSVATSYKPFPWDNMQSTLEAGEVLFVESEKSNEIYVVLEGNVKLFGIVRGFEYVIDVLGPGEIFGEMSLIDNAPRMASAITETKSKILRVTPENLFESVGPSLLQKIFESIARRIWFSHQRLVILRLKTPVTRLYAYLYNSIRDQDIRLGRNLDASLSTPHTIYIQMEELCNMCGIIKLKQESIDEFKADTNLVIEPNRITIKSRKRLEEKLGHFKSKEGQIVA from the coding sequence GTGTCCGTAGAAGATATCAAAATTGTAACATACTCGAAAGGGGCAGCCATTGTTGTCCAAAATTCCGTAAATACTGGGAATTTTTTCATCGTTAAATCGGGCCGGGTTTCGGTAGATTCCGAACACATCGTTGTTGACCATGAACTTGCTTATTATGAAGCGGGGGATAGTTTTGGATTGGTTTCAGCACTCACAGAACATAGGTTCCTTGTCACATTATTTGCTGACACAGATGTAGAACTGGTGCAAATTCCAATCCGCCTCCTCGGTTCTTACTTGAAAGAACGGAAAGAACTTGCGATGAAAATTTTAGGCCTTTATTCTAGAGAATTGAGAACCCTTCAAAAACATCTATCAAAAGCAAATAAACCAGCAGATCGTGAATACCATCCCGAACGTTTGGTACAAAATGCACGGACTTATCTTTCTTGGCAAAAACCAAGTCTTGCTGCTTATTCTTTGCAAGCTTTTCTCAAATGGTCTAAAGAAAACAATTCCACAGACAATGTACAGGAAGCGTCCGACTTATTTAAGTCAGTTGCCACTTCCTACAAACCATTTCCTTGGGACAATATGCAGTCCACTTTGGAAGCCGGCGAAGTTCTTTTTGTGGAAAGTGAAAAGAGTAACGAGATCTACGTTGTGTTAGAAGGGAATGTAAAACTATTTGGAATTGTTCGTGGATTTGAATACGTTATCGATGTCCTAGGGCCTGGTGAGATTTTCGGTGAAATGTCCCTCATTGACAATGCTCCGAGGATGGCATCAGCGATCACAGAAACCAAAAGCAAAATCCTAAGAGTGACTCCAGAGAATTTATTTGAGTCAGTTGGGCCATCTTTACTGCAAAAGATTTTTGAGAGTATTGCACGTCGTATTTGGTTTTCCCACCAAAGACTGGTCATATTACGTTTGAAAACACCAGTCACCAGACTATATGCATATTTGTACAATTCCATCCGTGACCAGGACATTCGACTCGGCCGAAATTTAGACGCAAGTTTATCCACTCCCCATACGATTTATATCCAGATGGAAGAGTTGTGTAATATGTGCGGGATCATCAAACTAAAACAGGAAAGTATCGATGAATTCAAAGCAGATACAAACCTTGTGATCGAACCCAACCGCATTACCATTAAAAGTAGAAAACGTTTGGAAGAAAAATTGGGCCACTTCAAATCAAAAGAGGGTCAAATTGTTGCCTAA
- a CDS encoding sensor histidine kinase: MKLVFHKIGLRYLLNLGVNHQLDLQTSVRVQLANLIAILGIFSNIQYSILFVIAGAPNVWIMNCIHLSVICIFSYILYLNFKEQYSLARIFLIFTISIPLVFVSFISFGNSGGFYYYFLVFALAPFVLFSYEDKFWILLVFLTNNLFYIWFEFFGTPGKFREGTLLYDPKVQELFRVNSVVSCLFFVALIMFYFLRNTNRIQQEMIRTNEHKDRIFSILAHDLKGPIGTMNSYLGFLNETLPDREELLIALKELKKSTNQSYLVLENLLDWVRNESKKIPINLEFINLCAVTENAKDILELQATDKGIQWQIQLSDPLMVYCDERMISTVIRNLFSNAIKFSHPKGTVTITSMTGPNFVDLSIVDMGIGMSKDQIRQIGEGKPFPTTFGTQGEKGTGLGLLVCTEMLRNQGCTMNVTSSTNHGTKITIRIPNSP, from the coding sequence ATGAAATTGGTTTTCCATAAAATTGGGTTACGATATTTACTCAACTTAGGAGTCAATCACCAATTGGACCTTCAAACTTCGGTTAGGGTGCAGTTGGCCAATTTAATCGCCATTTTAGGAATATTCTCCAATATCCAATATTCCATTTTGTTTGTAATTGCTGGTGCACCGAATGTTTGGATCATGAATTGCATTCATCTTTCAGTGATCTGCATATTTTCTTATATTCTATATTTGAATTTTAAGGAACAGTATTCACTTGCTAGGATTTTCTTAATTTTTACAATTTCGATTCCATTGGTATTTGTTTCTTTTATCAGTTTTGGAAATTCAGGTGGTTTTTATTATTATTTTTTGGTATTTGCTTTAGCTCCTTTTGTACTTTTCTCTTACGAAGATAAGTTTTGGATCCTTCTCGTTTTTTTAACTAATAATCTATTTTATATTTGGTTTGAATTTTTTGGAACACCAGGAAAATTCCGAGAAGGCACGTTGTTGTATGATCCCAAAGTCCAAGAATTGTTTCGTGTGAATTCGGTTGTATCTTGTTTATTCTTTGTTGCCCTCATCATGTTTTATTTCTTAAGAAATACCAATCGTATCCAACAAGAGATGATACGAACCAACGAACATAAAGATCGAATTTTTTCCATTTTAGCCCATGACTTAAAAGGTCCGATTGGAACGATGAATTCCTATTTAGGATTTTTAAACGAAACCTTACCAGATCGCGAGGAATTGCTAATCGCACTCAAAGAATTAAAAAAAAGTACAAACCAATCTTACTTGGTCTTGGAAAATTTACTTGATTGGGTGAGGAATGAATCCAAAAAAATTCCCATTAATTTGGAATTCATCAATTTATGTGCTGTGACCGAAAATGCAAAAGATATTTTGGAATTACAAGCAACGGATAAGGGAATCCAATGGCAGATCCAACTTTCAGATCCATTAATGGTCTACTGTGATGAGAGAATGATTAGCACAGTCATCAGGAATTTATTCTCCAATGCGATTAAATTCTCACATCCCAAAGGAACTGTTACCATAACTAGTATGACAGGACCAAATTTCGTAGACTTAAGTATTGTCGACATGGGAATTGGAATGTCAAAGGATCAAATTCGGCAAATTGGAGAAGGGAAACCGTTTCCTACAACATTTGGAACCCAAGGTGAAAAAGGAACGGGACTTGGCCTTTTAGTTTGTACGGAAATGTTAAGGAACCAAGGATGTACTATGAATGTGACAAGTTCAACAAATCATGGGACAAAAATCACGATCAGAATTCCCAACTCACCTTAA
- a CDS encoding ArsR family transcriptional regulator: MTKDLKRKPKESPKKLGQWTFLSNHAHVLICLSKDPEMRLKDVAVLVGITERAVQTIVKDLVDASVLQKSKDGRRNQYIIQTDQKLRHPVEANHTISELLKLGK, translated from the coding sequence ATGACAAAAGACTTAAAACGGAAACCTAAAGAAAGTCCTAAAAAATTAGGACAATGGACGTTCTTATCAAACCACGCTCACGTACTCATTTGTTTGAGTAAGGACCCCGAAATGCGATTGAAGGATGTTGCAGTGCTAGTTGGGATTACGGAAAGAGCTGTGCAAACCATTGTGAAAGATTTAGTGGATGCGTCGGTATTACAGAAAAGTAAGGATGGGCGCCGGAACCAATACATCATCCAAACAGACCAGAAACTGAGACACCCTGTCGAAGCCAATCACACAATCTCCGAACTTTTGAAATTAGGAAAGTAA
- a CDS encoding DoxX family protein, with protein sequence MKKFFVYSLALFYIVAGTNHFFSPEFYLEMMPDYLPFHELLNVTSGLSEITLGLLVLYERMRKLACYGIILLLLAIYPANINMLLEALDGKDFGVPIWALYVRLPFQFLFIYWAWAVRDFKLSEST encoded by the coding sequence ATGAAAAAGTTTTTCGTGTATTCCCTTGCTTTGTTTTATATAGTCGCAGGCACTAACCATTTCTTTTCACCTGAATTTTACCTGGAAATGATGCCTGACTATCTACCTTTTCACGAATTACTCAATGTTACCAGTGGTCTTTCTGAAATCACTCTTGGCCTTCTTGTTTTATACGAACGGATGAGAAAATTGGCATGTTATGGAATCATCCTCCTCTTACTAGCGATTTATCCTGCTAATATCAATATGTTATTAGAAGCGTTAGACGGAAAGGACTTTGGAGTTCCGATTTGGGCATTATACGTTAGGTTACCATTTCAATTTTTGTTTATTTATTGGGCATGGGCCGTTCGTGATTTCAAATTGTCTGAATCTACATAA
- the perRA gene encoding peroxide-responsive transcriptional repressor PerRA: protein MDLSYQKTKELLESHGIRPTSQRLEMAHLLLEKHQHLFAEEVFHLVNTHFPHASRATIFNNLKLFAEKGLLGTLELKSGVTHFDSNTSVHHHALDETSGEIVDIELNDSLEEKVLLELKESYFQKTGKELQNPKLVITLRGK from the coding sequence ATGGATTTAAGTTACCAAAAAACAAAGGAACTTTTGGAATCTCATGGAATACGTCCCACTTCCCAACGATTGGAAATGGCTCACCTACTCCTTGAGAAACACCAACATTTGTTTGCCGAAGAAGTTTTCCATTTGGTGAATACTCACTTTCCCCATGCATCCCGGGCGACCATTTTTAATAACCTAAAGTTGTTCGCGGAAAAAGGTTTGCTTGGTACGTTAGAACTAAAGTCAGGTGTCACTCATTTTGATTCCAATACAAGTGTCCACCACCATGCGCTCGATGAAACTTCTGGAGAGATTGTAGACATCGAACTCAATGATTCCTTGGAAGAAAAGGTACTCCTAGAATTAAAGGAAAGTTATTTTCAGAAAACTGGAAAGGAATTACAAAACCCAAAACTTGTCATCACCTTAAGAGGGAAATAA
- a CDS encoding LIC11742 family lipoprotein, producing MKKILIRILPLLLVGSLLGNCVYSELRTPGLAANMTQYVMNSDDYQIIGPVETQGEFVTWFLVVLTGETGYSDLLKQAREKGGDDIINYRFEIRQKSILLIVWNRVIWNASAIAIKYRDKIKK from the coding sequence ATGAAAAAGATTCTGATTCGCATTTTGCCATTGTTGTTAGTTGGTTCCTTACTTGGGAATTGTGTCTACTCAGAGTTACGTACTCCTGGTCTTGCTGCCAACATGACTCAGTATGTTATGAATTCTGATGACTACCAAATCATTGGACCTGTTGAAACCCAAGGTGAATTTGTCACTTGGTTCTTGGTTGTTTTAACAGGTGAAACTGGTTACAGTGATTTATTAAAACAAGCGAGAGAAAAAGGTGGAGATGATATCATCAACTATCGATTTGAAATTAGACAAAAAAGCATTTTGTTAATTGTTTGGAATCGAGTGATTTGGAATGCATCTGCGATTGCGATCAAATACAGGGACAAAATTAAAAAATAA
- the eboE gene encoding metabolite traffic protein EboE, which yields MKTKFGHLTYCSNIHIGESWEDHFQELKIYLPKIKSQISPNEPFGIGLRLSNEASLSLSQEENLFEWKNWLKQESMYVISINGFPYGGFHSDVVKEKVYHPDWSTLERYDYTKRLFLLLNEMLPQGEEGGVSTPPLSYLYFESNETDFEKRKNKCNHFIIQTLVDLIRIKKKESRILHLDIEPEPDGFLGTFANLVHWYEKELLPMAVPILSKEFGFDEGIAIQNTKEHIRLCLDVCHLAVTHEMNDGLFSELERTGIKVGRIQVSSALKVEFSGSIEGKLNLLKPFDEKKYLHQVVAVKQNGTMLSYQDLGEAILNGAEMGEEWRIHFHVPIFLDSYGEFLSTQEELIAVLKMQKQSPFTNVLEIETYTWNVLPTPLQITLESSIVRELNWVKTILSEKKN from the coding sequence ATGAAAACAAAATTTGGACACTTAACCTATTGTTCCAATATCCATATCGGAGAATCTTGGGAAGACCATTTTCAGGAATTAAAAATCTATCTTCCTAAGATCAAATCACAAATTTCACCGAATGAACCTTTTGGAATAGGCCTTCGTTTATCCAATGAAGCTTCGCTAAGCCTTTCCCAAGAAGAAAATCTATTCGAATGGAAAAATTGGCTCAAACAGGAATCGATGTATGTGATATCGATCAATGGATTCCCGTATGGAGGATTCCATTCTGATGTTGTGAAAGAGAAAGTTTATCATCCCGATTGGTCAACGTTAGAAAGGTATGATTATACAAAACGATTGTTTTTATTATTAAATGAAATGTTACCTCAAGGAGAGGAAGGAGGTGTTTCCACCCCTCCACTTTCGTATCTCTATTTTGAGTCCAATGAAACAGATTTTGAAAAAAGAAAAAATAAATGTAATCATTTCATCATCCAAACACTAGTCGACTTGATCCGAATTAAAAAAAAGGAATCACGAATCCTACACTTAGACATTGAACCAGAACCTGATGGTTTCCTCGGAACTTTTGCAAACTTGGTCCATTGGTACGAAAAAGAACTTTTGCCTATGGCAGTACCAATTTTAAGTAAAGAATTTGGATTTGATGAAGGAATTGCCATCCAAAATACGAAAGAACACATTCGATTATGTTTGGATGTGTGCCACCTAGCAGTCACACACGAGATGAACGATGGTTTGTTTTCAGAGTTAGAACGAACTGGAATCAAAGTAGGTAGGATCCAAGTGAGTTCCGCTTTAAAGGTGGAGTTTTCTGGATCGATCGAAGGAAAACTCAATTTATTAAAACCCTTTGATGAAAAAAAATACTTACACCAAGTAGTGGCCGTAAAACAAAATGGAACGATGCTTTCATATCAAGATTTAGGGGAAGCGATCCTCAATGGTGCAGAGATGGGTGAAGAATGGAGAATCCATTTCCATGTTCCTATCTTTTTGGATTCGTATGGTGAGTTTTTGTCTACCCAAGAAGAATTGATTGCAGTGTTGAAAATGCAGAAACAATCACCTTTTACAAATGTATTGGAAATTGAAACTTACACTTGGAATGTCCTTCCTACACCTTTACAAATTACATTAGAATCATCCATCGTAAGAGAACTCAATTGGGTAAAAACAATTTTGAGTGAAAAGAAAAACTAA
- a CDS encoding alkaline phosphatase family protein: MKQTKTKFKKTVVINIVGVSKSVISEHTPFLKEYLTSKNHTLIEPMLPGVTTSTQSTYLTGTWPSQHGIVGNGWYDRNDSEVKFWKQSNHLVYGEKIWEKAKKIDPKFTCSKMFWWYNMYSSADYSVTPRPQYHADGVKAPDCYSHPPELRDELQKKFGAFPLFHFWGPNANIRSTKWIKDATLYVDEKYDPTLTFVYLPHLDYGLQKVGSNVSKLKKELFELDQIVKELVESYQKKNAKVILLSEYGISDVHTPIHINRILRENNLIQVRKERWYEHLDPGASRAFAVSDHQISHIYCKDEKSLQLTKKIAKQIPGVDLVLDKKEQKKYHIHHERSGDLVLVAKEGYWFTYYYWMNDKEAPDYARLVDIHRKPGYDPAELFLNPSQKFVKWKVIWTLIKKKLGFRYLMDVIPLDADLVRGSHGGIPRSPEFYPIFAAEIPLPKKNISAIKVYDFIWEQMTSEI; encoded by the coding sequence ATGAAACAAACAAAAACAAAATTCAAAAAAACCGTTGTCATCAATATCGTGGGGGTTTCGAAATCTGTCATATCGGAACACACTCCCTTTTTAAAAGAATATCTTACATCTAAAAACCATACACTCATTGAACCAATGTTACCTGGTGTCACAACAAGCACACAGAGTACATACCTAACTGGTACATGGCCAAGTCAACATGGGATTGTGGGGAATGGATGGTATGATCGAAATGATTCCGAAGTGAAATTTTGGAAACAATCCAATCATCTGGTTTATGGAGAAAAAATTTGGGAGAAAGCCAAAAAAATAGATCCTAAGTTTACATGTTCCAAAATGTTTTGGTGGTACAATATGTACTCTTCGGCAGATTATTCTGTAACACCCAGACCACAATACCATGCAGATGGAGTTAAAGCACCTGATTGTTATTCCCATCCACCTGAACTTAGAGATGAACTGCAAAAGAAATTCGGAGCTTTCCCTTTATTTCATTTTTGGGGACCAAATGCAAACATTCGTTCTACTAAATGGATCAAAGATGCCACTCTTTATGTGGATGAAAAGTATGATCCAACATTGACATTCGTGTATTTACCCCATTTGGATTATGGGTTGCAAAAGGTTGGTTCAAACGTATCCAAACTAAAAAAGGAACTATTTGAACTGGATCAGATTGTAAAAGAATTAGTGGAATCCTATCAAAAGAAAAATGCCAAAGTGATTTTACTTTCTGAATATGGAATTAGTGATGTTCACACTCCCATTCATATCAATCGAATTTTAAGAGAAAACAATCTGATACAAGTAAGAAAGGAACGTTGGTATGAACATTTGGACCCGGGTGCATCTCGGGCATTTGCCGTTTCTGACCACCAAATCTCACATATTTATTGTAAGGATGAAAAATCCTTACAACTTACAAAAAAAATCGCCAAACAAATACCAGGTGTGGACTTAGTTCTGGATAAAAAAGAACAAAAAAAATACCACATTCACCATGAAAGATCAGGGGATCTTGTTTTAGTCGCAAAAGAAGGTTATTGGTTTACTTACTATTATTGGATGAATGACAAAGAGGCTCCAGATTACGCCCGCTTGGTGGACATCCATCGAAAACCTGGGTATGATCCCGCAGAACTCTTTTTAAACCCAAGTCAAAAGTTTGTAAAATGGAAGGTGATTTGGACATTAATCAAGAAAAAACTTGGGTTTCGTTACTTAATGGATGTGATTCCATTAGATGCAGACTTGGTAAGAGGTTCTCATGGTGGAATTCCAAGGAGTCCAGAATTTTACCCTATTTTTGCAGCAGAAATCCCACTCCCTAAGAAAAATATTTCTGCTATAAAAGTGTACGATTTCATCTGGGAGCAGATGACTTCTGAGATTTAA
- a CDS encoding ketopantoate reductase family protein, translating to MNDGYPSIAICGIGSVTVTILHAFHQNKVPYKILCKDQNRLFSLKEKPIQFKGPNGVTTEIILKDHLTLVQDNTETFDYIILGCKNQLLNEYLTITKNHLNPNGKWILIQNGLPEEHFPNFKNKIISGVVGWNTQVLENGIYFQSNPGSLVLGGSDQTKPNLIWETLLKPWIDVVLTDHITGYRWHKLAINSIINGLAASKQLTLGQLFLNQKGRNQAITVLTEIKELMSKLQIKEGVVPGSFPIQKLGGGKGSLPLWIRHLVLILLGLKYFKIRTSMVQDLDHKRKTEIEFINGEVVSEASKIELSVPINERIVNEVLKIESEFPS from the coding sequence ATGAACGATGGATATCCTTCAATTGCAATTTGTGGAATTGGCTCTGTTACTGTTACCATATTACATGCCTTTCACCAAAACAAAGTTCCTTATAAAATCCTTTGCAAAGACCAAAACAGACTTTTTTCCTTAAAAGAAAAACCAATCCAATTTAAAGGTCCAAATGGTGTTACAACTGAAATAATCTTAAAAGACCATTTAACATTGGTTCAAGACAATACCGAAACATTTGACTACATCATCTTGGGTTGCAAAAACCAATTATTAAACGAATACCTTACAATCACGAAAAACCATTTAAATCCAAATGGGAAATGGATCTTAATCCAAAACGGCTTACCAGAAGAACACTTCCCGAATTTTAAAAACAAAATTATTTCTGGTGTTGTTGGATGGAATACACAAGTTTTAGAAAATGGAATCTACTTTCAGTCCAATCCAGGTAGTTTAGTACTAGGTGGTTCGGACCAAACCAAACCAAATTTGATCTGGGAAACACTCCTAAAACCTTGGATCGATGTTGTACTCACCGACCACATTACTGGCTATAGGTGGCATAAACTTGCCATCAATTCCATCATCAATGGACTTGCCGCTTCTAAACAATTGACTTTGGGGCAATTATTTCTAAACCAAAAAGGACGAAACCAAGCAATCACTGTCCTCACAGAAATCAAAGAACTGATGTCCAAGTTGCAGATCAAAGAAGGAGTGGTTCCTGGTTCCTTTCCCATCCAAAAACTTGGGGGAGGAAAAGGATCATTACCACTTTGGATTCGCCATTTGGTACTGATCTTACTGGGTTTAAAGTATTTTAAAATCAGAACCTCAATGGTCCAAGACTTAGATCATAAACGAAAAACAGAAATTGAATTTATCAATGGTGAAGTCGTAAGTGAAGCAAGCAAAATTGAATTATCTGTTCCAATAAATGAAAGAATTGTGAATGAAGTATTGAAGATAGAAAGTGAATTCCCCTCGTAA